A region of Campylobacter armoricus DNA encodes the following proteins:
- a CDS encoding DUF2920 family protein: protein MLINKTYFIDSCDDVELNIKRESKLEYRITYDDSKDIKAIVFVIGGYGANAHMAFVDFNRKFVAKKFDVIAVSVLYHCFCQRKSDVDKYSATTAFLEDDLPKFKAALENLNINADSLNEYNVWKYWDILNQTIDDLKNRGLLIQPYRAHLNGSLIPPNNEYQNYGIMAAIDHINALKDIMKNYPEFKSLPKIYGGGSYGGYLALLISKIAPWYVDGVIDNSGGALPPFEYFLGKEFDKEDYIFYDPNTIVHCQVKTHWTRKDPNSSYYFADENYLIRALLNKDHLILQAQKNKDIVYISYHSAKDVLVLAEHKIGLMRIYEILGYEVIFHLINEKDIDGKYIKDATHGGNISDKSLFNKELPKMLEKLKDKTFTMKEDSISYPCKNKVFTFKDKDDKFVLEII from the coding sequence ATGCTTATTAATAAAACATATTTTATAGACTCTTGTGATGATGTAGAATTAAATATAAAAAGAGAATCTAAACTTGAATATAGAATTACTTATGATGATAGTAAAGATATCAAAGCTATAGTTTTTGTTATAGGCGGTTATGGAGCAAATGCACATATGGCTTTTGTTGATTTTAATAGAAAATTTGTAGCTAAAAAATTTGATGTAATAGCTGTGAGTGTTTTATATCATTGTTTTTGCCAAAGAAAATCTGATGTGGATAAGTATAGTGCTACTACTGCTTTTTTGGAAGATGATTTGCCAAAATTTAAAGCAGCATTAGAAAATTTAAATATTAATGCAGATTCTTTAAATGAATACAATGTTTGGAAATATTGGGATATTTTAAATCAAACTATTGATGATTTAAAAAATCGAGGATTGTTGATTCAACCTTATAGAGCACATCTTAATGGCAGTCTTATCCCACCCAACAATGAATATCAAAACTATGGCATTATGGCTGCAATTGATCATATCAATGCTTTAAAAGATATTATGAAAAATTATCCTGAGTTTAAATCTTTACCTAAGATTTATGGGGGGGGGTCTTATGGGGGTTATTTAGCGTTGCTTATTTCAAAAATAGCTCCTTGGTATGTAGATGGAGTGATAGATAATTCAGGTGGCGCCTTACCTCCTTTTGAATATTTTCTAGGAAAAGAATTTGATAAAGAGGATTATATTTTTTATGATCCAAATACTATAGTGCATTGTCAAGTTAAAACCCATTGGACCCGCAAAGATCCAAATTCATCTTATTATTTTGCTGATGAAAATTATTTAATAAGGGCTTTGCTTAATAAAGATCATTTAATCTTGCAAGCTCAAAAAAACAAAGATATAGTTTATATAAGTTATCATAGTGCTAAAGATGTTTTAGTCTTAGCTGAACATAAAATAGGATTAATGAGGATTTATGAAATTTTAGGCTATGAAGTAATTTTTCATTTAATCAATGAAAAAGATATAGATGGTAAATACATTAAAGATGCAACACATGGAGGCAATATCTCTGATAAATCCCTTTTCAACAAAGAATTGCCAAAAATGCTTGAAAAATTAAAAGATAAAACTTTCACAATGAAAGAAGATAGTATAAGTTATCCTTGTAAAAACAAAGTTTTTACTTTTAAGGATAAAGATGATAAATTTGTTTTAGAAATAATTTAA
- the pseF gene encoding pseudaminic acid cytidylyltransferase translates to MKKNLCIIPARGGSKRIPRKNVIDFLGKPLISYSIESALNSGIFDDVIISSDDDEIIEVALKYGAKAPFVRKKELSDDYTSSTAVIQDAIKTLEKQDQFYENICCLYATAPLINEDVLKKAYCEFIKEDCKFLFSACEFEYPIQRGFYLDKQNKVYMFDELNYNKRSQDLTKAYHDSGAFYFGKKEAWLSEDFMFKPHSKAFLLPRNKVCDIDTPQDLEFAKMLYQFHKGNKCL, encoded by the coding sequence ATGAAAAAAAATCTTTGTATAATACCAGCTCGTGGTGGTTCAAAAAGAATTCCTAGAAAAAATGTAATAGATTTTTTAGGAAAGCCTTTGATATCTTATAGTATAGAAAGTGCTTTAAATTCAGGTATTTTTGATGATGTAATCATCTCAAGTGATGATGATGAAATTATCGAAGTAGCATTAAAATATGGTGCAAAAGCTCCTTTTGTGCGTAAAAAAGAACTAAGTGATGATTATACAAGTTCCACTGCTGTAATCCAAGATGCCATTAAAACTTTAGAAAAACAAGATCAATTTTACGAAAATATTTGCTGTCTTTATGCTACTGCTCCTTTGATAAATGAAGATGTTTTAAAAAAAGCTTATTGTGAATTTATAAAAGAAGATTGCAAGTTTTTATTTTCAGCTTGTGAATTTGAATACCCCATACAAAGAGGATTTTATTTAGATAAGCAAAATAAAGTTTATATGTTTGATGAGTTAAATTATAACAAACGCTCCCAAGATTTAACTAAGGCTTATCATGATAGTGGGGCATTTTATTTTGGTAAAAAAGAAGCATGGCTTAGTGAAGATTTTATGTTTAAACCACATTCTAAGGCATTTTTACTTCCAAGAAATAAAGTTTGTGATATAGATACTCCTCAAGATTTAGAATTTGCTAAAATGCTGTATCAATTTCACAAAGGCAATAAATGTTTATAA
- a CDS encoding class I SAM-dependent methyltransferase, whose translation MFINKIKGFKYPDMELVRWFFKNKLDSLKNAKVLEFASHNGNNLSLFANYDYECIGVELSKQNHENAIYNFNNIMHYKKARFFNENMLDFAKNHKGINADVFLIPNVINYISKDDFKNLLKNSRLNNLYGGGYAHFFLRARSIKDHRYGLGKRLENGSFILEYDEFSGEKDCLCTAYQEHELVEILKEYLDLYDFEVITSENINIKNKVYIKDSDIIIYGKIRN comes from the coding sequence ATGTTTATAAACAAAATCAAAGGTTTTAAGTATCCTGATATGGAGCTTGTTAGATGGTTTTTTAAAAATAAGTTAGATAGTTTAAAAAATGCAAAAGTTTTAGAATTTGCTTCTCATAATGGCAACAATCTTTCTTTATTTGCAAATTATGATTACGAATGTATAGGGGTAGAACTTAGCAAACAAAACCATGAAAATGCCATTTATAATTTTAATAATATAATGCATTATAAAAAAGCTAGATTTTTTAATGAAAATATGCTAGATTTTGCAAAAAATCATAAAGGCATAAATGCAGATGTATTTTTAATACCAAATGTTATAAATTATATAAGTAAAGATGATTTTAAAAATTTATTAAAAAATTCAAGATTAAATAATTTATATGGGGGGGGGTATGCTCACTTTTTCTTAAGAGCAAGAAGCATAAAAGATCATAGATATGGTCTTGGAAAAAGACTAGAAAATGGTAGTTTTATACTAGAATATGATGAATTTAGTGGTGAAAAAGATTGTCTTTGTACTGCTTATCAAGAACACGAGCTTGTAGAAATTTTAAAAGAATATTTAGATTTATATGATTTTGAAGTAATAACAAGCGAAAATATAAATATAAAAAATAAAGTTTATATAAAAGATAGTGATATAATAATATATGGAAAAATAAGGAATTAA
- a CDS encoding class I SAM-dependent methyltransferase — protein sequence MYIKDLKGLKFPDNAIIKFFFKNNLHNKSNLKVLEFACSNGNNLSLFANYDYECIGVDLNKENINNANYNFKNVIQAKKYEFFNDDILEFPIKNKNINADVFLIPNVINYLKRDDFIKLLKLSKENNMHKENALFFLRTRSIKDFRYGYGEKIEHNCFKVIDDTTSELGCINTLYQEYELIQILKEHLGLFDFKVLNYESTNVMGDDEILVNDNDIVIYGKIQ from the coding sequence ATGTATATAAAAGATTTAAAAGGATTAAAATTTCCAGATAATGCAATTATAAAATTTTTTTTCAAAAATAATTTACACAATAAATCAAATCTAAAAGTTTTAGAATTTGCTTGTTCTAATGGAAATAATTTATCTTTATTTGCAAATTATGATTATGAATGCATAGGTGTTGATTTAAATAAAGAAAATATAAATAATGCAAATTATAATTTTAAAAATGTCATACAAGCTAAAAAATATGAATTTTTTAATGATGATATTTTAGAATTTCCTATTAAGAACAAAAATATAAATGCAGATGTATTTTTAATACCAAATGTTATAAATTATTTAAAAAGAGATGATTTTATAAAACTTTTGAAATTATCAAAAGAAAATAATATGCATAAAGAAAATGCTTTATTTTTCTTAAGAACTAGAAGTATTAAAGATTTTAGATATGGATATGGTGAAAAAATAGAACATAATTGTTTTAAAGTTATTGATGATACAACGAGTGAGCTAGGTTGTATAAATACTTTATATCAAGAATATGAATTAATACAAATTTTAAAAGAACATCTAGGTTTATTTGATTTTAAAGTTTTAAATTATGAAAGTACAAATGTAATGGGAGATGATGAGATATTAGTAAATGATAATGATATAGTAATTTATGGAAAAATACAATGA